ACATCCGCATGGCCTGGCTGCACACGCGGCTCATCGCCGCGCTGCTGTTGTGGCAATGGCCGGCGGCGCGGCGCGCGCAAAGGAAGAGGAAATGATTTTCGATGTCAGGTTTCTCAAATACCAAAATCCCAGCGTCACCCATGACCAAACTTCCATCGCTCCGCCCCGTTCTCGTCATCCTTCTGCTGCTCGCCGCCATCGTGCGCGCCGCGCCGCCAGCGGAACCGGGGCCGGTCATCGAGGCGGGCCGGAACGACGGCGAGTGGCGCTGGTTGTTTTCCGCGCTCGCGGCGAAGGGCGCGATGATGTCCACCTTCACCGAGGAGCGCTGGTTTTCCATGCGCAAGACGCCGACCGTGCTTCAAGGCGAGATGCGTCTGCTGCCGGGCCGCGGGCTGAGCCTGCATTACACGGAGCCCGAGGAGCAGTTGCTCGTGGTGGACGACGCGGGCCTGCTGATGCGCGACGCAAAGGGGCGGACGCGCGAGATCAAAACCGAAGCGCGCGCGGCGGGGCTGTCGGCGGCGTTGCTGCCGGTGATGCAGTTCGACCTGGAAAAACTGCGGGAGGATTTTTATCTGCACGCGGCGCGCGACGGAAACGACTGGCGCCTGGATTTTGTGCCG
This genomic stretch from Termitidicoccus mucosus harbors:
- a CDS encoding outer membrane lipoprotein carrier protein LolA — protein: MTKLPSLRPVLVILLLLAAIVRAAPPAEPGPVIEAGRNDGEWRWLFSALAAKGAMMSTFTEERWFSMRKTPTVLQGEMRLLPGRGLSLHYTEPEEQLLVVDDAGLLMRDAKGRTREIKTEARAAGLSAALLPVMQFDLEKLREDFYLHAARDGNDWRLDFVPRDRELARTLGSLVVTGIGTTVRRLEFRHSARQRIVVIIKTADTGVTFSEEDARRFFR